The Streptomyces venezuelae genomic interval TGCCGTCGTCGCTCCAGCCGAAGCCCGCTGCCACGGCGGTGCCTTCGACGGCGGAGAGGGCAGCGCCTGCGGCCGCTGCGCCGAGGAGGGTGCGGCGGCGGACGGGGTGCGGGGAAGTGGTGTCGTCGTACGAGCGCATCGGCGTGCGGCTCCTTCGGTACGAGGGGGTACGGGGCGGCTCCCGGTTGTCCCTAGGTCGCCACCGGCCGCGGAAGGGTTGCCCCCGTACGACGCCGGAGTCAGGCGGTGCGCGCCGTCCGGGAGACCGGGAGGCGGGCGCAACGGCGGCAGGCGCGGGCCGAGGTCGCCACGACCGCGTGCGAGGCCGCCGCGAGAGCTCCGGCGCAGGCGAGCAGCGGCCAGTTCGTGGCGAGGGCGGAGGCGACGGCGAGCGCGAGCGTCGTGACGGCCATGGCGACCCCGGCGGTGGTGCCGGCCCAGGCGACGAGGAGCGGCAGCCGGGGCGGGGTGGGCAGCCGGCGGGCGAGCGTGCCGGTGACGGCCAGCGTCGCGGCGGAGAGCAGTGCGGCGCCGATCGCGACTCCTGCCAGATGTGCGGCGAGCAGCTGCGCGGTGCGGGGGACGAACCCCGTCGGGTCGGCGGCGGGGGTGACGGCCAGGTACCGGCAGGCGATGAGGAAGGGCGCGGTGAGCGTGACGGCCAGGGCGGTGTGGCGGGCCTGGGCGAGGGTCAGCTCCCGCTGGCAGCTCGGTACGAGCTCCTCGACCGTCCCGAACTCCCGCACCGCCGCGCGGACCGCGTCCGGGTACGGGCCGCCCCGCTCGGCGTGGGCGTCCGCCGTGTCGGCGAGTCCGCCGCGGATCTCCTCGACCAGCCGGGCCTTCGCACGGGCCGGTCCGTGCAGGGCGGCGGCGAGCTCGGCGGCGTACGCGTGGAGCGGGTCACCCGGGTCGAGCGGGTCACGCGGGTCGGTGCCGGGGGCGGTCATGTGGCGAGCCCGGGCGGCGGCGTGGTCGGGTTCAGGACCGAGCCGATGGCGGCGGTGAACTCGCTCCACGCCGTCCGCTCGCCCGCCAGGGTCTCCCGGCCGGCCTCGGTGAGCTCGTAGCAGCGCCGGCGCCGCTCGCCGGTGGACTGCCAGCTGCTGCTGAGGAGTCCGAGCCGCTCCAGCCGCTGGAGCGCCGGATAGATCGTGCCCGTACGCAGTTCGAGCACGCCGCCGCTGCGCTGCTGGACCGCGGAGATGATCGCGTATCCGTGCAGCGGGCCCTCTTCGAGCACCGCGAGCAGCAGCCCGTCCAGGTGCCCTCGTACCGCATCCGCCTTCATAGGTAGGCAGCCTACCCAAGAGACCGGTAGGCAGTGTATGCATAGGGGGTCAACGTATTGGCAGCCAACATATCGGGCGACTGCCGGTCTCATCCAGCTCCAGCTCCTGTGTGCGGAGGCATGCGCCGTGACCGAATTCCTGTTGTCCGTCCACGTCCTGGTGGCGATCGTCACGGTCGGGGCGATCACCGTGGCCGCCTCGATGTTCCCCCGCGTCGCGCTCCGGGCCTGTGGCGGCGGGGAGCGGGAGGAGGGGCCGTCCGGGGGAACCGGGACGGCCGTGGTCCTGCACCGCGTCTGCACCGCATACGCCGTCGCCGGTGTCGTCGTCCCGGTCTTCGGCGTGGCGACCGGCGCCCAGCTCGGCGTCCTGACCGATGCCTGGCTGATCGTGTCGATGGTGCTGACCACGCTCGCCGCCGGCCTCCTGGGCACGGCCGTCCTGCCCGGCCAGCGGCGTCTGCTCGCCCTGGCCGAGGGCGCGGCCCCCGAGGCGGAGGCCCGGCCGGTGGCGACCCGACTGGCCATGCTCACCGGGGTGTTCAACCTCCTGTGGGCGGTCGTGGTCGTCCTGATGATCGTCCGCCCCGGCTCCACGACGGGCGTCTGACCCCGGGCCACACGTCACCCACGGGTCCGCAGCCGGCGCTTGCCGTACGCGACGGTGAGGACGGCGAGCAGCGGGCCCCACAGGACGAGCGGGGTGTAGCAGACGTAGTAGGAGGCGGCCTCCCAGCCGCCGGCCTCGCTCGGGAAGTCCGCGGGGAGGGCGTCGCCCCGGATCGTGGTGCCCATGACCTCGGTGAAGGCGGTGAGCACGGTCCACAGGAGCGTGAGGGCCGTGGCGCCGAGGGCCGCCGGGACGAGCACCGCAGCCGGGGGGATCCGGCGGCCCCGCACGAACGGGACCCAGCCGGGGACCACTTCGCCCCAGCGGGCGATCAGCCCGATCGCGGTGAAGGCGACGGCCTCGGAGAAGACGGAAAGGAAGACGATGTACAGCCGTTCCCCGATCCCGATCCCGGCGTCGAAGGCCGCGGGGAGCCGCCAGAGGCTCGCCGGGAGGACGGTGAACGGCACGGCGCAGGCGAGGAGCCGCGTCCGCCGGGACACCCCCGGCGCAGGCGCGTGGGCCGACCTCCAGGCGGCCCGGAACCGGCCCGGGTCGCCGGCGTGGCCGGGGGACGGCACTTCGGGTTGCCTGATTCGCTGCTGCTGCATGCCGGGCCCTCCGGGGCGGTGGGCCGCCGGGCGGCCCGTTCGCTCCCGACGATCCCGGACGGGCTCCGCCCGGGAATCACACCCCGGACCGAACCCGCTCCCCCGCACGGCCGGGACGGCGGTACGCCCGGAGGAGCAGGGGACCTCGCAAGGGCCGTCACTTCGCGGGGGTCGCGCCTCCGAAGCCGCCGCGGAGGGTGGCCCGGCCGCCGTCGCCGCCCGTCAGGACGACGGTGTACGTGTCGGCCGAGGCGTCCCGTACCCCCTCGGCGTGGTTGTACTGGACCGCGAAGACGTGGCGGCCCGGCGGGACCGTGCGGCCCGGCTTGAGGGTCCACCGGTAGAGCAGGGCCCCCGGCTCCTCGGTGACCGTGACGGTGAAGTCCTCGGCCGGGCGCGTACGCCAGTGGCCCGTGCTCACGACGCCGGCCGTGCGGGCGACCCGCACGTCGACGACGAGGCCCGACACCGGCGTCTCCGTCGTCACGGCGAGATCGCCCTGCGCCCACCAGCGGTTGCTGCCGGGGTCGATGGTGCCCGCCGCGGCGGCCACCGGCCCCGGAGCGAGCAAGGGCGACGCGGGCGCGGCCGGCCCCCGGTCCAGCTGGGTCACGGCGAGTCCGCCGACGCCCACCACCCCGGCGACGGCCACCGCCACGGCCACGGCGGCCGTCCAGCGCCTGCCGCCCCACGGGACGGCCCTCGGGCCGGCCGCCCGGGGCCGCCGGGACGCCCGCGACGGGACGGCGAGGCCCCGCTCCACCCGGGCGAGCATGCGGGCGTGGTCGGGCTGGTGGGCGAGCCCGGCCTCGCGCAGCTCGCGGCGCAGCTGCTCCTCGTCCATCAACGCCTCCCCGCGACGAGTTCGGCGGCGGCCCGGTCGCCCAGGAGGCGCTGGAGCTCGGCCATCCCCTTGGCTGTCTGGCTCTTGACCGTACCGACCGAGATCCCCAGGGCGAGCGCGGTGTCGCGCTCGGAGAGGTCGAAGGCGTGCCGCAGCACCACACAGGCGCGCTTGCGGAAGGGCAGGGAGCGCAGCGCCGTCCGCACGTCGAGGACGGCCGGGACGTCGGGGTCCTCGACGTGGTCCGGGCGCCGGTCCCAGAAGGCGGCGATCCGGCGCCGCTCGCGCACGGTGCCCCGGATCCGGGTGCGGACGAGGTTGGTGACGACACCGCGGGCGTAGGCGGCGGGGTGGTCGGCCGCGCGGACCCGGTCCCAGCGGTGCCACAGGGCGAGCATGGCGTCGGCGGCGAGGTCGTCGGCCGCGTCGGTCTCGCCGGTCAGCAGGTGCGCGAGGCGGGCGAGTTCGGCGTAGTGGCGCGCGAAGAAGGCCCGGAACTCCGTCGCGCTGTCGTCGGCGTCAGCGTCCACCGTGACCACGACGGCCCTCGGCGGAAGCGACCGGAGATTCGGTCCCGGCGGACCGGTGGGCCGGGGACGGCCCCGTGCTCGCGCGCTGGGTCAGGCGGGGCGGGATCAGTTCCGTACCGCGCGCGGCCTCTCCCCCGAGGCGGGCGACGAGCCGTTCCACGGCGAGCCGGCCCATCTCCTGGGCGGGTACGGAGACGGCGGTGAGCGGGACGGAGGCGTGGACCGCGACCTGGTCGGGGCAGATGGCGGCGACGGAGACGTCCTCGGGGACCGCGCGGCCCTGGTGGCGCAGGAGCGCGAGCAGCGGTTCGACGGCGGCCTCGTTCTGGACGACGAGGGCCGTGGTGCCGGGGCGTTCCTCGAAGACCCGGGTCACGGCGGCGGCGACGGCCGCGTAGGTGCCCTCGACGGGCCGGTGGAGCAGTCCGACGCCGTGCGCGTCGGCGGCGGCCTGCAGCCCGGTGAGCGTGCGGGCGGCGAAGCCGGTGCCGCGCGCGTAGACGGCGGGCGGCTCGCCGAGGACGGCGATGCCGCTGTGGCCGAGGCCCGCTAGGTGCTCGACGCAGCGCGCGCCGGCCGCCTCGAAGTCGAGGTCGACGCAGTCGAGCCCGGTCGAGGAGCAGGCGTCGGCGGACGCGGCGGGGAGCCCGATGAGGACGGAGGGGCGCTCGGCCTCCTGGAGACAGGGCAGCCGGGGGTCGTCGAGTTCGACGTCCATGACGATCATGGCGTCGGCGATGGCGCTGCCCTCCACCCGGCGGACGGCCTCGGGGCCCTCCTCGCCGGTGAGCAGCAGCACGTCGTAGCCGTGGGAGCGGGCGGTGGTGGTGACGGCCATCGCGATCTCCATCATCACCGGCACGTAGAGGCCGGTGCGGAGCGGCATCATCAGGGCGAGGATGCCGGTCCGGCTGCTGGCGAGCGCGCGGGCGCCGGCGTGCGGCCGGTAGCCGAGGGCGTCGATGCTGTCCTGGATCCGCTCGCGCGTGGGGGCGGATATGGAGCGTTTGCCGCTGAGCACGTAGCTGACGGTGCTGGCCGACACCCCGGCATGGCGGGCGACATCGGCGAGGGTGACCACGTGCGCGCTCCTCGGCAGTTCCCGGTGTTCCGGGCATCCGCCCGACGGTGGTGGTTTCGGGCGGCCGCCCGTTGATCCGGGTCCCGACCCTAAGCGGCTGCTCGACGAGCTGTCCAGGCGGGTCGTGAAGAGTCCAAGGGCCCGACGGCCGCGCGGGGTTGTGCGCCGGCCTGCAGCGCGATGGGATGGATCTCGGACGGAAAGCGCTTTCTGCATCACTGACCTCTCTTTTCCCTCCCGCACACGTCTCTCACTCACTCCGTCAGGAGCACCATGGACGCCCTGCCCTGGTACGAAGACCTCTCCCCCGGCCGCGGCACGCTCCCGCCCCGCGCCTGGTACGCCGGTTCCGACGCCGCCACCCTCTCCCTGAACGGTTCCTGGGGCTTCCGCCTCTCCCCCACCGCCGACGCCGAGGACGACTCCTTCGCCGCCCCGGACTTCGACGCGAGCGGCTGGAGCGCGATCACCGTCCCGGGCCACTGGGTGCTCCAGGGCAAGGAGAAGGAGTACGGCGGTCCCGCGTACACCAATGTGCAGTACCCCTTCCCCGTCGACCCGCCCCGTGTCCCCACCGAGAACCCGACCGGCGACCATCTGCGCCGCTTCGACCTGCCCGAGGACTGGCCGGCGGGCGGCGGGGCCGTCCTCCGCCTCGACGGGGTCGAGTCCTGCGCCCGGGTCTGGCTCAACGGCACGGAGCTCGGCGAGTTCAAGGGCTCGCGGCTGGCCCACGAGTTCGCCGTGGGACACCTCCTGAGGGACCGGGACAACGTCCTCGCACTCCGCGTCCACCAGTGGTCCTCCGGCTCCTACCTGGAGGACCAGGACCAGTGGTGGCTGCCGGGCGTGTTCCGTGACGTGACCCTGCTGCACCGGCCGGCGGGCGCCCCCGGCGACTTCTTCACGCACGCCTCGTACGAGCACGCCACCGGCACCGGCACCCTGCGCGTCGAGTGCGACGTGGCCGGCCGCGTCACCGTGCCCGAGCTCGGTCTCGACCTCGCCACCGGGGAGGCGGCGAACGTGCCGGTCGAGCCGTGGAGCGCCGAGGCGCCCCGGCTGTACGAGGGCGTGCTCACGGCCGGCGGGGAGCGGATCCCGCTGCGGATCGGCTTCCGGACCGTGGCCGTGGAGGGTGGCGTCATGAAGGTCAACGGCCGCCGGATCCTCTTCCGTGGCGTGAACCGCCACGAGTTCCACCCGGAGCACGGCCGGAGCCTGGACCTCGCGACCATGCGCGAGGACGTGGAGCTGATGAAGCGTCACAACATCAACGCCGTCCGCACGTCCCACTATCCGCCGCACCCGGCCTTCCTCGACCTGTGCGACACGTACGGGCTGTGGGTGATCGACGAGGGCGACCTGGAGACCCACGGCTTCGAGGACCTGGCCTGGCGGGGCAATCCGGTCGACGACGAGCGCTGGACCCCTGCCCTGCTCGACCGGGCGGCCCGGCTCGTCGAGCGGGACAAGAACCACCCGTCGGTGATCGTCTGGTCGCTCGGCAACGAATGCGGCACCGGCGCGGGACTGACCGCGACGGCCCGGTGGATCCGCGACCGCGACCCGTCCCGGCTCGTCCACTACGAGGGCGACCGCTCCTGCGCGGACACCGACCTCTACTCGCGGATGTACCCGACGCACGCGGAGGTCGACGAGATCGGCCGCCGGGCCGACGAAGGACCCGAGGAACGGCGCGAACTCCCCTTCATCCTCTGCGAGTACGCGCACGCGATGGGCAACGGCCCGGGCGGACTCTCCGAGTACCAGCGGCTGTTCGAGACCTACGAGCGCTGCCAGGGCGGCTTCGTCTGGGAGTGGATCGACCACGGTCTCGTCCACCCGGTGCACGGCCACGGCTACGGCGGCGACTTCGGGGAGGAGGTGCACGACGGGAACTTCGTCTGCGACGGGCTGCTCTTCCCCGACCGGACGCCGTCGCCGGGGCTCGTGGAGTACAAGAAGGTGATCGAGCCGGTACGGATCACCCCCGGCCCGGAGAACTCGGTGCGGGTGGCCAACGGCCACGACGTCGTCGATCTGGCGCATCTCGCCTTCACCTGGTCCTTCCTGGCCGACGGCGAGACCCTCGCCACCGGCCCGCTCGACGTCCCGCCGCTCGCCGCCGGAGCGAGCGCGCGGGTGTCCCTGCCGGACGCGCCCGCACACCCGGCGGGCGCCGAAACCCTGTGGGCCGTCCGCGTGTTGCTCGCGCGCGACACGGCGTGGGCGCCGGCCGGGCACGAGGTGGCCTGGGGGCAGATCCCCGTCTCCGCGCCGGCCCCCTCGCCGCGGAAGGCGGCCCGTGCACGGCCCGCCCGCTCGGCCGACCGGATCACCCTCGGCCCCGCGGTCTTCGACGCCCGCACCGGCGAGCCCCTCACCCTGGGCCCCCTCCCCGTCACCGGGCCGCGCCTCGACGTGTGGCGGGCACCGACGGACAACGACGAGGGCGCGCCCTGGCAGCCGGACGAGCGCCACGGGCGGCTCTGGCGCGAGCTCGGGCTGCACCGGATGCGGCACCGCATCGACGAAGTCTCCCTGGACGACGACTCCTTGACCGTACGGACACGGGTGGCGCCGGCCGCCCGGGACGTCGGGCTGCGCACCACGTACCGCTGGACCTCGGACGGCACCGCGCTGCGGCTCGGTGTCGAGGTCGTCCCCGAGGGCGAGTGGCGGGTGCCGCTGCCCCGGCTCGGGGTCCGGCTCGGTCTGCCGGCCGCCCTGGACCGGGCCGTCTGGTACGGCGCCGGGCCGGGCGAGGCATACCCCGACACCCGGGCCGCCGCGCGGCTCGGCCGCTGGGAGTCCGCGGTGGACGCGCTCCGGACCCCGTACCTGCGACCGCAGGAGAACGGGGCCCGGATCGACACCCGTTGGCTGGAGCTCGACGGGGCGACGGGGGGCGTACGGGTGGAGGGGGATCCCGCCTTCGCGTTCACCGCCCGCCGCTGGACCACCGAGCAGCTGGACGCCGCCGCCCACGACACCGACCTGGTCGCGGGCGACACGCTCTGGCTGCACCTGGACCACGCCCAGCACGGCATCGGCTCCCAGTCCTGCGGACCGGGTGTGCTGCCGGAGTACCGGCTGGACGCGGCCGCGGCGACGTTCGCCCTGACCTTCACCCCCTTGGCCGGTTAGACCTCAGCGGAGCAGCCGGTCCGGGACGATGTCCCGGACCCGCAGCTCCTCGGCGACGAGGGCCGCGTACTCCGTGGCCCCGCGGACCGAGGTGTGGGTGTTGTCCCGCTTCTCGGCCGTCAGGTAGAGCGCCTTGGAGGCCTCGGGCCCCAGCTGCTCGACCCGCGCCTTCGTGAGGGCGGTGAGGTCGATCAGCGGGGTGCCGAGGGAGGCCGCGAGGGCGCGGATCTCGGCCGGGTGGTCGACGCCGAGGCCGTTGACGAGCAGCGCGATGCCGTTGTCCAGGGTGCCGTCGGAGTTGAACCAGCGGCGGACGATCGGGGTGACCAGGACGGGTTCGCCGCCCCGGGCCCGTACCCGCTCGACCAGGGTCGTCAGATGGGCGCGGTAGGTGGCCGCGTCGGTCTGCTTGTCGTTGTGGGCGAGCTGGATCAGGACGGGGTCGCCGGGGCGGACCGCCGCCTCGACCGTGTCGAAGAGCGCCGGGTTCGCCAGGAAGGTGACGGTGCTCTCGCCGGAGTCGGCGTGGTTGGCGACGGCGATCCCGCGCCCCAGGTGGACGGGGAGCTGCTGCCCCCAGCCGGTGTACGGGTCGCCCGGCTGGTCGCAGACGGTGGAGTCGCCCACGAGGAAGAGCCGCCGGGCGGCGGGGGCGGGGGTGACGCGGAGCGCGGTGACGCGCGGGGCGGCGCCGCCGAGGATCAGGTCGAGGCCGGGGCTGCCGGCGGGCCCGGTGGGCTCGCCCTCCGGCTCACGGACGTCGACGGTGAACGAGCGCCGGACGCTCTCCCCCGCCGCGGTGGCGGTCTCGGCGAGCAGGGCGCGCCGGGTCTCGCCGGTGACGGCGGTGGAGCCGGCGGTCCCGCCGCCGAGGGTGACGGTGACGTCGTAGGTGCCGGGGGCGACGTCGAAGTGGCAGGCGAGCGCGCCGGTGGCGGTGGCGGCGCAGTGGTCGAGGCCCTGGCCGTACGGGCCGTCGGCGTGGGCTGCGGGGGCGGCGGCGAGCGACCCGAGGAGAGTCGCGGCGGCGGCGAGGAGCGCGGTCCTTCGCATGGTGGTCCTCTCGGGTCTCAGGCGGGGAGGTGGTCGCCGACCAGGGCGAGGTTCTGGATGGCGGCCAGGCCGTACAGGGCCGTGGTGTTGGTGCTGATCCACAGGTTCTCGTAGCCGGGTTCGAGTGCGGCGGAGCCCTGGACGGGCGTCTTGTCCCAGACCATGGCCGCCGTGTAGCCGTCGCTCCTGTCGAACTTGGCCCAGGCGCGCGCGGCGAGCTTGGCATCGCCCAACTGGGCTGCTGCGTAGGCGTCCTGGCGTGAGTGGCCCTGGAAGAGGAGGAGGGTGCCGAAGTTCTTGCCGTAGCGGGCGGCCTGTTCGGTCTTGGAGGCGTTGAAGTAGCGGCAGTAGTCGAGCCAGGCGGCCTTGAACTGCGGCATGTCGACGAGGTCGATGAGCTCGGCGCACATCTCGACGAGGCCGAACATGGCGGAGAGGTGGGAGACGCCGACGACGGGTTCGGTCGCGACGGCGAAGCGGCCGGTGTCGAGGTCGTAGAGACCGGTGCCCTGGACGAAGCCGTTGGGCTGGGCGGCGATGGTCTCCATGGTGGAGCGCAGCCGGGCCTCGGCCTTGGCGGCCTTGGGGCCGCCCCGCTCCCACTCGGTGAGCCAGGCGGCGGCGAGACCGCTCCAGTCGGTGCCGAAGCCGATGGAGAGGGCGTGGCGGTCGGGCGTGTACGGCTCGGTGCGGATCTTGCGGATGGGGTCGAGGACGAGGAAGGTCTCGTCGGAGTCGACGAGGTCGTGCATGAGGTCGCCGACGCGTTCGTCGGCGGTGAGGAAGTAGTACGGACGCCGGTACACGGCGGTGGAGATGCGCTGCTGCTTGGCGCTGCAGGC includes:
- a CDS encoding glycoside hydrolase family 2 TIM barrel-domain containing protein encodes the protein MDALPWYEDLSPGRGTLPPRAWYAGSDAATLSLNGSWGFRLSPTADAEDDSFAAPDFDASGWSAITVPGHWVLQGKEKEYGGPAYTNVQYPFPVDPPRVPTENPTGDHLRRFDLPEDWPAGGGAVLRLDGVESCARVWLNGTELGEFKGSRLAHEFAVGHLLRDRDNVLALRVHQWSSGSYLEDQDQWWLPGVFRDVTLLHRPAGAPGDFFTHASYEHATGTGTLRVECDVAGRVTVPELGLDLATGEAANVPVEPWSAEAPRLYEGVLTAGGERIPLRIGFRTVAVEGGVMKVNGRRILFRGVNRHEFHPEHGRSLDLATMREDVELMKRHNINAVRTSHYPPHPAFLDLCDTYGLWVIDEGDLETHGFEDLAWRGNPVDDERWTPALLDRAARLVERDKNHPSVIVWSLGNECGTGAGLTATARWIRDRDPSRLVHYEGDRSCADTDLYSRMYPTHAEVDEIGRRADEGPEERRELPFILCEYAHAMGNGPGGLSEYQRLFETYERCQGGFVWEWIDHGLVHPVHGHGYGGDFGEEVHDGNFVCDGLLFPDRTPSPGLVEYKKVIEPVRITPGPENSVRVANGHDVVDLAHLAFTWSFLADGETLATGPLDVPPLAAGASARVSLPDAPAHPAGAETLWAVRVLLARDTAWAPAGHEVAWGQIPVSAPAPSPRKAARARPARSADRITLGPAVFDARTGEPLTLGPLPVTGPRLDVWRAPTDNDEGAPWQPDERHGRLWRELGLHRMRHRIDEVSLDDDSLTVRTRVAPAARDVGLRTTYRWTSDGTALRLGVEVVPEGEWRVPLPRLGVRLGLPAALDRAVWYGAGPGEAYPDTRAAARLGRWESAVDALRTPYLRPQENGARIDTRWLELDGATGGVRVEGDPAFAFTARRWTTEQLDAAAHDTDLVAGDTLWLHLDHAQHGIGSQSCGPGVLPEYRLDAAAATFALTFTPLAG
- a CDS encoding permease prefix domain 1-containing protein; its protein translation is MTAPGTDPRDPLDPGDPLHAYAAELAAALHGPARAKARLVEEIRGGLADTADAHAERGGPYPDAVRAAVREFGTVEELVPSCQRELTLAQARHTALAVTLTAPFLIACRYLAVTPAADPTGFVPRTAQLLAAHLAGVAIGAALLSAATLAVTGTLARRLPTPPRLPLLVAWAGTTAGVAMAVTTLALAVASALATNWPLLACAGALAAASHAVVATSARACRRCARLPVSRTARTA
- a CDS encoding SigE family RNA polymerase sigma factor yields the protein MVTVDADADDSATEFRAFFARHYAELARLAHLLTGETDAADDLAADAMLALWHRWDRVRAADHPAAYARGVVTNLVRTRIRGTVRERRRIAAFWDRRPDHVEDPDVPAVLDVRTALRSLPFRKRACVVLRHAFDLSERDTALALGISVGTVKSQTAKGMAELQRLLGDRAAAELVAGRR
- a CDS encoding LacI family DNA-binding transcriptional regulator, producing MVTLADVARHAGVSASTVSYVLSGKRSISAPTRERIQDSIDALGYRPHAGARALASSRTGILALMMPLRTGLYVPVMMEIAMAVTTTARSHGYDVLLLTGEEGPEAVRRVEGSAIADAMIVMDVELDDPRLPCLQEAERPSVLIGLPAASADACSSTGLDCVDLDFEAAGARCVEHLAGLGHSGIAVLGEPPAVYARGTGFAARTLTGLQAAADAHGVGLLHRPVEGTYAAVAAAVTRVFEERPGTTALVVQNEAAVEPLLALLRHQGRAVPEDVSVAAICPDQVAVHASVPLTAVSVPAQEMGRLAVERLVARLGGEAARGTELIPPRLTQRASTGPSPAHRSAGTESPVASAEGRRGHGGR
- a CDS encoding PadR family transcriptional regulator; translated protein: MKADAVRGHLDGLLLAVLEEGPLHGYAIISAVQQRSGGVLELRTGTIYPALQRLERLGLLSSSWQSTGERRRRCYELTEAGRETLAGERTAWSEFTAAIGSVLNPTTPPPGLAT
- a CDS encoding rhamnogalacturonan acetylesterase, which codes for MRRTALLAAAATLLGSLAAAPAAHADGPYGQGLDHCAATATGALACHFDVAPGTYDVTVTLGGGTAGSTAVTGETRRALLAETATAAGESVRRSFTVDVREPEGEPTGPAGSPGLDLILGGAAPRVTALRVTPAPAARRLFLVGDSTVCDQPGDPYTGWGQQLPVHLGRGIAVANHADSGESTVTFLANPALFDTVEAAVRPGDPVLIQLAHNDKQTDAATYRAHLTTLVERVRARGGEPVLVTPIVRRWFNSDGTLDNGIALLVNGLGVDHPAEIRALAASLGTPLIDLTALTKARVEQLGPEASKALYLTAEKRDNTHTSVRGATEYAALVAEELRVRDIVPDRLLR